TCCTGCTTTCCAATttcaaaatcgataaaaaaaaaaagagctaCTCCTTACTCAAGTTCCCACTGAATTGAATAATGAATAGCAAGCAAGCTCTCATTAATTCattcttccattttttttaatgttttttagaATTTATGAATTCTTTATTCAATTATCACAACTTATTCAATTTTCACAATTACGACCTAAATGAAATGTGAAATTCTTGAGTAGTCTACTTCCTTTCGAACGAGAAATTTCTAGTATCCTAGAATTCATATCAATTCATATCATAAGGGATTTATTTGTCTATGTCTCTTTCTATTCGATCTCTTAGGTCCTGAACTCACCTCGATGGTTATGCCACGATGCTATTAAGGCCTATATGCGATGTATAGACTCCCGTAACCATGACATAGTTGATTACTTGAGTATAAACATAgtttctttctatttttaaaaagaaagaaagaaagaagtcGGTTTTCACGAGGTACAACTACGAATTCCTATTTATTTGTTACTGCAGCGACCATAGACCAATTCCTCTTTTATTAGGGAGTATTGAATACACCCATAATTCTGAGCTTCATATTACTCCTCTCAAGAGACATGTCAGATCCAGGACATCCCATTTCTTTTGGGATGACAGTTTTTCTTTCATTCCAAAACTGTAAAATCAGAATTTCGATCAAATCACACATCGCAATATACTAGACCTTCTAATTCTTTAAGAGATTTATCTAAAAGATTTGCAATATAACTAGGAAGACGTTTCAAATACCATACATGAGTTACTGGGCATGCCAGTTTGATGTAGCCCATTTGATATCTTCGTATCCGAGAATCAACAAACTCGACTCCGCATTGTTCACAAAATTTTGGGTCGTCTTTTTCATTTCTGATTACTCGATAATTTCCACAAGTACAAATTCCACTTTTTATAGGCCCAAAAATTCTTTCACAAAACAATCCATCTTTTTCAGgtttattggttttgtaatgaaAAGTATAAGGTTTTGTCACTTCTCCAACAACCTTTCCATTAGGTAGGATTTTATTGGCCCAAGCACTTATTTGTTGAGGCGAAACTGATCCAATTCGGAGTTGATGTTTATACCGATCAATCAtagaagaaaaattatgattCATTCCGATTAAGCTTCCTTCCTATTAATCTGGAAGTTCTTCTCAGATACAAGGAAATTATTCAGTTCCAGAGACAAAGATCGTAGTTCTCGAACGAGTAATCGAAAAGATTCCGGAGGATCTTCAGGTTTAGGTATTGTTCCTCCAATGATTGTAGTACCAAGCACTTCTTGGCGAGCTCTAATATGATCCGATTTATAAGTAAGCATTTCTTGTAAAATATGAGAAACACCAAATCCTTCTAGAGCCCAAACCTCCATTTCTCCGACTCGTTGTCCCCCTCGCTTGACCCTTCCTCTAAGTGGTTGTTGGGTAACAAGTGCATAATGTCCACTGGAACGTCCATGTATTTTATCATCAACTTGATGAGTTAATTTCAAGATATAAGGCTTTCCTATTATAACAGGCTGCTCAAAAAGGTCCCCCGTTCTTCCATCAAATATTCTACTTTTTCCCGGATACTCGGGTTCAAATATCCATGGATTTGCTGTTTGCTTACTAGCTTCATATAATTCAGAAAATACTAGTTTTCTCGAAGCCTCTTGTTCATATCTCTCATCAAAGGGTGCTATTCGATAATGTCTATCTAGCATACCTCCCGCTAACCCGAGTGAGCATTCAAATATCTGTCCTACATTCATTCGTGAAGGTACTCCTAATGGGTTGAAGACCATATCAACAGGTCTTCCATCTTGCAAATAAGGCATATCTTGTCTaggtaatttttttgaaatgatgCCTTTATTTCCATGCCTTCCGGCGACTTTATCACCCACTTTGATTTCACGTTTCTGTAAAATATATACACGAATCATTTCCGGATTATAACTGGAACTCTCCTTTTTCTGGACCCACCTCACATCAATAACTCGCCCCTTACCACCTATAGGTAGTTTTAGACAAGTTTCCTTTGAAGTAGATACCTGAATTCCAAGTATGGCTCTTAATAATCGATCTTCGGGAGCATACGACGATTCTTTCGCCATTTGAGGCGTTAATTTACCTACTAAAATATATCGCCCGCTTCTACCCAAGATCCTAGCATCACAATTCCGTTTTTATCTAAATTTCGGAGTAAATGGGCTTCTAGATGTGCTATTTCATTAGTGATCCTTTCGGGTCCTTGGCTTGTCACATGAGTCTGAATTTCATATTTCCGTATGTGAAACGAAGTATAAATATCTTCATATACCAGACGTTCACTAATGAGTACCGCATCCTCAAAATTGTAACCTTCCCATGGCATATAAGCCACTAATATGTTTTTGCCCAAGGCGAGTTCACCACCAACTGTAGCGGCACCATCCGCTAAAGCTTGTCCCTTTTTAATGCATTTACCCCGCTGAACCTGAGTTTTTTGATGCATACAAGTATTTTTGTTGGAACGTTGATACAGAACTAATGGAATGCATAAAGTATTTCCATTTCCCGATAAAATGATCTTATCAATATCAGTATAAATTATCTTTCCTTCATGTTCGGCTATAGCAGGAACCCCCGAATCTAGAGCCACTTGGCGTTC
This region of Mercurialis annua linkage group LG1-X, ddMerAnnu1.2, whole genome shotgun sequence genomic DNA includes:
- the LOC126668207 gene encoding DNA-directed RNA polymerase subunit beta'-like — its product is MNHNFSSMIDRYKHQLRIGSVSPQQISAWANKILPNGKVVGEVTKPYTFHYKTNKPEKDGLFCERIFGPIKSGICTCGNYRVIRNEKDDPKFCEQCGVEFVDSRIRRYQMGYIKLACPVTHVWYLKRLPSYIANLLDKSLKELEGLVYCDV